One window from the genome of Natronomonas pharaonis DSM 2160 encodes:
- the pstA gene encoding phosphate ABC transporter permease PstA, with protein sequence MAADDRLADLTAGDDLARKRLYGRVFVAVCLISTLVGVVALGLLVADLIYEARGWLTIDFLTHPPSWFPENYQPGGRGAGLYPAIIGSVFLIALTALFTIFLGVGAAIYLEEYAPDNRLTRFIEANIANLAGVPSIVYGLLGLAIFVRAAGLGSSLLAGALTLTLLILPIVIVSAQEAIRAVPDSRRQAAYGVGATKWQVTRDVVLPSALPGIMTGTILSLSRAIGETAPILMVGAATFMIAPPDSLLGPFSAMPMQVFEWAKQPDPAFQHIAAAGSIVLLTVLVLMNATAILIRNKYDTQ encoded by the coding sequence ATGGCGGCCGACGACCGCCTTGCCGACCTGACTGCTGGCGACGACCTCGCCCGGAAGCGTCTCTATGGCCGGGTGTTCGTGGCAGTCTGTCTCATTTCGACGCTCGTCGGCGTCGTCGCGCTGGGGCTGCTCGTTGCCGACCTCATCTACGAGGCACGCGGCTGGCTCACCATCGATTTCCTCACACATCCGCCGTCGTGGTTCCCGGAGAACTACCAGCCCGGCGGGCGCGGAGCCGGGCTCTATCCGGCGATAATCGGCTCGGTGTTTCTCATCGCGCTGACAGCGCTTTTCACCATCTTCCTCGGTGTCGGGGCGGCCATCTACCTTGAGGAGTACGCGCCGGACAACCGGCTGACCCGGTTCATCGAGGCGAACATCGCCAACCTCGCCGGTGTCCCCTCCATCGTGTACGGGCTGCTCGGACTGGCTATCTTCGTCCGCGCCGCCGGCCTCGGGTCGAGCCTGCTGGCCGGGGCGCTGACGCTGACGCTTCTCATCCTGCCCATCGTCATCGTCTCCGCACAGGAGGCCATCCGGGCGGTGCCGGATTCGCGCCGACAGGCCGCATACGGCGTCGGCGCGACGAAATGGCAGGTGACCCGTGATGTTGTCCTGCCGTCGGCGCTGCCCGGTATCATGACCGGCACCATCCTCTCGCTTTCCCGGGCCATCGGTGAGACGGCACCCATCCTGATGGTCGGCGCGGCGACGTTCATGATAGCGCCCCCCGACTCGCTTCTCGGGCCGTTCAGCGCCATGCCGATGCAGGTCTTCGAGTGGGCCAAACAGCCCGACCCGGCGTTCCAGCACATCGCTGCTGCCGGGAGCATCGTTCTCCTTACGGTACTCGTCTTGATGAACGCGACAGCCATCCTCATCCGGAACAAATACGATACACAATGA
- the pstB gene encoding phosphate ABC transporter ATP-binding protein PstB, translating into MSSDDTTDPTADDESFTDSPVAGLEQSTTTRGSGRTVISARNINVWYNETQALSDITMDIPEQEVTALIGPSGCGKSTFLRCINRMNDRIDACRIEGELELHGKNVYDEDVDPVALRRKVGMVFQKPNPFPKSIYDNVAYGLKIQGYDGDIDARVEEALRGAALWDEVNDQLDESGLELSGGQQQRLCIARAIAPDPEVVLMDEPTSALDPVAASKVEDLIDELVEDYTVVIVTHNMQQAARISDKTAVFLTGGELVEFDDTASVFENPSSERVENYITGKFG; encoded by the coding sequence ATGAGCTCCGACGACACGACCGACCCGACGGCAGACGACGAATCGTTTACCGACTCACCGGTTGCCGGTCTCGAACAGTCGACCACCACACGAGGCTCCGGCCGGACGGTCATCAGCGCCCGCAATATAAACGTCTGGTACAACGAGACGCAGGCGCTTTCGGACATCACGATGGACATCCCCGAACAGGAAGTGACGGCGCTCATTGGCCCGTCCGGCTGTGGCAAGTCAACCTTTCTCCGGTGTATCAACCGGATGAACGACCGCATCGACGCCTGCCGCATCGAGGGCGAACTCGAACTCCACGGCAAGAACGTCTACGACGAAGATGTCGACCCCGTGGCCTTGCGGCGGAAGGTCGGGATGGTCTTTCAGAAACCCAACCCGTTCCCGAAGAGCATCTACGACAACGTCGCCTACGGCCTGAAGATTCAGGGCTACGACGGCGACATCGATGCTCGTGTCGAGGAGGCGCTCCGCGGGGCGGCGCTGTGGGACGAGGTCAACGACCAACTCGACGAGTCGGGACTGGAGCTTTCGGGCGGCCAGCAACAGCGGCTCTGTATCGCTCGGGCCATCGCGCCGGACCCCGAGGTCGTCCTGATGGACGAGCCGACTTCGGCGCTCGACCCCGTCGCCGCCTCGAAGGTCGAAGACCTCATCGACGAACTCGTCGAGGACTACACCGTCGTCATCGTCACCCACAACATGCAGCAGGCCGCCCGCATCTCGGATAAGACGGCTGTCTTCCTCACCGGTGGTGAACTCGTCGAGTTCGACGACACCGCCTCCGTCTTCGAGAACCCCTCCAGCGAGCGCGTCGAGAACTACATCACCGGGAAGTTCGGATAG